One genomic segment of Helianthus annuus cultivar XRQ/B chromosome 14, HanXRQr2.0-SUNRISE, whole genome shotgun sequence includes these proteins:
- the LOC110908375 gene encoding purine-uracil permease NCS1 — MISTSSLSFHHNHRHHVLSNNIKPNSIPLSLFRKVALTPSKPFICLNKKLLCTPMASSSQLNSIPDFKADPSLINEDLAPTKPSQRTYSGWEMASLWVGLVVGVPTYYLAGSLVDLGMAWWQGILTVVAANIITFIALGLTGHPGTRYGIPFPVLARSAFGIRGAHIPTLLRGLVACGWYGIETWIGGEAIFLLLPNSIKNSSFSNSIPWLGTSPLEFACFLVFWFLQLVAVLKGMDGIRELEKYSAPILILLTSCLVIWAYVNAGGFGRILSMSSRLSSSEFWALFFPSLTANVSFWATLALNIPDFTRYAKSQKDQIIGQAGLPILMGAFTFVGLAVTASTQVIFGRTISNPIQLLGEIGGFGTMIISIFGITLATITTNIAANVVAPANALVNVSPSVFNFQRGALLTALLGIVFQPWRLLQSSESFVYTWLVGYSALMGPIAGIILADYYLVKGRNLRVNDLYTLNPVGNYFYYKGYNLEAVGALVIGILPVIPGFLQKIGTLNPIPELLMTIYNNAWFFGFFSSGIVYWILSVLKPTKQLH; from the exons ATGATTTCCACCTCCTCTTTGAGCTTCCATCACAATCACCGTCATCATGTCCTCTCCAACAACATCAAACCCAATTCAATTCCCCTTTCTTTGTTTAGAAAAGTTGCACTCACTCCTAGCAAACCATTTATTTGCCTAAACAAAAAGCTCCTCTGCACACCCATGGCATCCTCCTCGCAACTGAATTCCATTCCTGACTTCAAAGCTGACCCCAGTCTCATCAACGAAGATCTAGCGCCTACGAAGCCAAGTCAACGGACTTATTCCGGCTGGGAAATGGCGAGCTTATGGGTTGGTTTAGTTGTGGGTGTGCCAACTTATTACCTTGCTGGTAGTCTTGTGGATCTTGGAATGGCTTGGTGGCAAGGAATATTAACTGTCGTTGCCGCCAATATAATCACGTTTATCGCCTTGGGGTTGACCGGTCATCCGGGTACCCGTTATGGGATTCCGTTTCCGGTCTTGGCCCGATCTGCTTTCGGAATCCGCGGGGCCCATATTCCAACTCTACTTAGAGGATTAGTCGCCTGTGGCTGGTATGGAATTGAGACATGGATTGGTGGTGAGGCAATCTTTCTTTTGTTGCCTAATTCCATCAAAAACTCTTCATTTTCCAATTCCATTCCGTGGCTTGGAACTTCCCCTCTTGAGTTTGCTTGTTTTCTGGTGTTTTGGTTTCTACAATTGGTTGCTGTGCTCAAAGGAATGGATGGAATTAGAGAGCTTGAAAAGTACTCTGCCCCAATTTTGATTCTTCTCACTTCATGTTTGGTCATTTGGGCCTATGTTAATGCCGGCGGATTCGGTCGAATCCTGTCCATGTCTTCGCGTCTCTCTTCCTCCGAATTCTGGGCCCTTTTTTTCCCTTCCTTAACCGCAAACGTAAGCTTTTGGGCTACATTGGCACTTAACATCCCGGATTTCACCCGATATGCGAAAAGCCAAAAGGACCAAATCATCGGTCAAGCCGGCCTACCAATTCTCATGGGTGCATTCACATTTGTGGGTTTAGCGGTGACCGCATCCACTCAAGTGATTTTCGGGCGTACTATATCAAACCCGATTCAGTTATTAGGAGAAATTGGCGGGTTTGGAACCATGATTATTTCCATATTCGGAATCACActcgccaccatcaccaccaacatCGCTGCCAACGTCGTAGCTCCTGCCAACGCCCTCGTGAACGTAAGCCCATCCGTGTTTAATTTCCAACGAGGAGCGTTGCTAACAGCACTGCTTGGAATTGTATTCCAACCGTGGAGACTTCTTCAATCAAGTGAAAGTTTTGTGTACACTTGGCTAGTTGGGTATTCAGCGTTAATGGGGCCGATTGCGGGGATCATCTTGGCCGATTATTATCTCGTTAAGGGTCGAAATCTTCGCGTTAACGATTTGTACACATTGAATCCTGTTGGGAACTACTTTTACTATAAAGGGTACAATTTGGAAGCAGTTGGGGCTCTGGTAATTGGGATTTTGCCAGTGATTCCAGGTTTCTTACAGAAGATTGGAACCTTGAATCCGATTCCTGAGTTGTTGATGACGATATACAACAATGCTTGGTTCTTTGGCTTTTTTTCATCAGGAATTGTTTACTGGATTCTTTCGGTTTTGAAACCGACAAAACAG TTACATTGA